Proteins encoded within one genomic window of Streptomyces sp. NBC_01314:
- a CDS encoding VOC family protein yields MPVVLFAGIPVNDYTAALSWYERLFGSPPTFFPNDSEAVWELAEHRYVYIEHRPGRGGQALHTVFVDDLDARVAGIAGRGLGPRTRETYANGVRKVTYEDPDGNEIGFGGGPV; encoded by the coding sequence ATGCCCGTCGTCCTCTTCGCAGGTATCCCCGTGAACGACTACACAGCGGCGCTCTCCTGGTACGAGCGTCTGTTCGGCTCCCCGCCGACGTTCTTCCCGAACGACTCGGAGGCCGTGTGGGAACTGGCCGAGCACCGCTATGTGTACATCGAGCACCGTCCCGGACGCGGCGGCCAGGCCCTGCACACCGTCTTCGTCGACGACCTGGACGCCCGCGTCGCCGGGATCGCCGGTCGGGGTCTGGGACCCAGGACCCGCGAGACCTACGCGAACGGCGTACGCAAGGTCACGTACGAGGACCCGGACGGGAACGAGATCGGTTTCGGCGGTGGCCCGGTCTGA
- a CDS encoding iron chaperone, protein MTNTRKSTRSSGTAEAKFDGFTAEEREAMKEHAQELKTSARRGPRTAKADGESDVLAKIAGMADADRVIAERLHEIVRSTAPDLSPKLWYGMPAYARDGKVVCFFQSAQKFKSRYATLGFSDQAQLDEGTLWPTTYALTELTAATEARIGELISRAAA, encoded by the coding sequence ATGACGAACACACGGAAGTCCACCCGGAGCAGCGGCACGGCCGAGGCCAAGTTCGACGGGTTCACGGCCGAGGAACGCGAAGCGATGAAGGAGCACGCCCAGGAGCTGAAGACGTCCGCGCGTCGCGGCCCGCGCACGGCCAAGGCGGACGGGGAGAGCGATGTGCTGGCGAAGATCGCCGGAATGGCGGACGCGGACCGGGTGATCGCCGAACGGCTGCACGAGATCGTCCGGTCCACCGCCCCGGATCTCTCGCCGAAGCTCTGGTACGGCATGCCCGCGTACGCCAGGGACGGCAAGGTCGTCTGCTTCTTCCAGAGCGCGCAGAAGTTCAAGTCGAGGTACGCCACGCTCGGCTTCAGCGACCAGGCGCAGCTCGACGAAGGCACCCTGTGGCCCACCACGTACGCCCTCACGGAACTGACCGCCGCCACGGAGGCACGGATCGGCGAGCTCATCAGCAGGGCCGCGGCCTGA
- a CDS encoding SpoIIE family protein phosphatase has protein sequence MPGPGFVGPDALESVLIKVARESGTSVTALYLLPPEDPVLQLAMLGGVPWEISMPWARVALKGSSPVSDAVRERRLVWVSGQEELASRYPRLALVVPYRFTLAAAPITTGTDTWGGLVLQWPASHPPGPSPGEREEIAGACDRLGLLLRSAADSGHPVRPAAEPVMLPPPRSRIAGPAEAQAAVDFAERIPGGCCSLDVNGRITFLSTRAAELLGVGIPDLLGAKPWEALRWLDDPTAEDSYRAAMLSREPVSFIALRPPDRWLSFSLVPDASGINVRIAPTHSAHAHAPVTAPQRSRPSSPVAPVRATVLYHLMHLAATLTEAVGVRDVVDQVADQVLPAFGAAALALMTAEDGRLRIIGYRGYTAELMEHFDAAPLTSDTPAVRALTTGVPAFFDTFADLKRAYPPAVRQDAMAAWAFLPLITSGRPVGSLVLAYEQPHPFTSEERAAHISTAGLIAQALDRARLYDAKHQLARNLQAGLLPHTLPHVAGLDVAARYLPATRGMDIGGDFYDLIRLDPTTAAATIGDVQGHNVKAAALMGQVRTAVHATAGAAPDEVLARTNRLLTDLDPDLFTSCLYVHLDLSRRTACLANAGHPPPLLRHPDGRTEPLHLPPGLLLGIDPDAGYASTEIPLPPGSVLALYTDGLVEAPGIDMDDAVDDLARALARADPAGVRSMDAVADTLVQHACRSAPRSDDIALLLIHSA, from the coding sequence GTGCCCGGTCCTGGCTTCGTCGGTCCGGACGCGCTGGAGTCCGTTCTGATCAAGGTCGCCAGGGAGAGCGGCACGTCGGTGACGGCGCTGTATCTGCTGCCGCCGGAGGATCCGGTGCTGCAGTTGGCAATGCTGGGCGGGGTCCCCTGGGAGATCTCCATGCCCTGGGCACGGGTGGCGCTGAAGGGCTCCTCCCCGGTGTCCGACGCCGTGCGGGAGCGCCGGCTGGTGTGGGTGAGCGGGCAGGAGGAGCTGGCGAGCCGCTATCCACGGCTGGCGCTGGTCGTGCCGTACCGCTTCACGCTGGCCGCCGCGCCGATCACCACGGGCACGGACACCTGGGGCGGCCTGGTGCTGCAGTGGCCGGCCTCGCACCCGCCGGGGCCGAGTCCCGGAGAGCGGGAGGAGATCGCCGGCGCCTGTGACCGGCTGGGGCTGCTCCTGCGGAGCGCGGCCGACAGCGGCCACCCGGTACGGCCGGCCGCCGAGCCGGTGATGCTGCCCCCGCCGCGGTCCCGTATCGCGGGACCGGCCGAGGCGCAGGCCGCCGTCGACTTCGCGGAGCGCATTCCCGGCGGCTGCTGCTCGCTCGACGTGAACGGGAGGATCACCTTCCTCAGCACCAGGGCCGCCGAACTGCTCGGCGTCGGCATCCCCGATCTGCTCGGCGCCAAGCCGTGGGAGGCGCTGCGCTGGCTGGACGATCCGACCGCCGAGGACAGCTACCGGGCGGCCATGCTCAGCCGTGAACCGGTGTCCTTCATCGCCCTGCGCCCCCCGGACCGGTGGCTGTCGTTCAGTCTCGTGCCGGACGCGTCCGGGATCAACGTACGGATCGCGCCCACGCACTCGGCCCACGCCCACGCCCCGGTCACAGCCCCTCAGCGGTCGCGTCCGTCGTCCCCCGTCGCGCCGGTGCGGGCCACCGTCCTGTACCACCTGATGCATCTGGCCGCCACGCTCACCGAGGCCGTCGGCGTACGCGACGTGGTCGACCAGGTCGCCGACCAGGTCCTGCCCGCGTTCGGCGCGGCGGCGCTCGCCCTGATGACGGCGGAGGACGGCCGACTGCGGATCATCGGCTACCGCGGCTACACCGCCGAGCTGATGGAGCACTTCGACGCCGCCCCGCTGACCTCGGACACCCCCGCCGTGCGCGCCCTCACCACGGGCGTCCCCGCCTTCTTCGACACGTTCGCCGACCTCAAGCGCGCCTACCCCCCGGCGGTCCGCCAGGACGCCATGGCCGCCTGGGCCTTCCTGCCCCTGATCACCTCGGGGCGCCCGGTCGGCTCCCTCGTCCTGGCCTACGAGCAGCCCCACCCCTTCACCTCGGAGGAGCGGGCCGCCCACATCTCCACCGCCGGACTGATCGCCCAGGCCCTGGACCGGGCCAGGCTCTACGACGCCAAGCACCAGCTCGCCCGCAATCTCCAGGCCGGGCTGCTGCCCCACACCCTGCCCCACGTCGCCGGTCTCGACGTGGCCGCCCGCTATCTCCCGGCCACCCGGGGCATGGACATCGGCGGCGACTTCTACGACCTCATCCGCCTCGACCCCACCACGGCCGCCGCGACCATCGGCGACGTACAGGGCCACAACGTCAAAGCCGCCGCACTCATGGGACAGGTCCGCACCGCCGTCCACGCCACCGCCGGCGCGGCCCCGGACGAAGTCCTCGCCCGCACCAACCGTCTGCTCACCGACCTCGACCCCGACCTGTTCACCAGTTGCCTCTACGTCCACCTCGACCTGAGCAGGCGCACCGCCTGTCTGGCCAACGCCGGACACCCTCCCCCGCTGCTGCGCCACCCCGACGGCCGCACCGAACCCCTCCACCTGCCACCCGGGCTCCTCCTCGGCATCGACCCCGACGCCGGTTACGCGTCCACCGAGATCCCGCTGCCGCCCGGCTCCGTCCTGGCCCTCTACACGGACGGACTCGTCGAGGCCCCCGGCATCGACATGGACGACGCGGTCGACGACCTCGCCCGCGCACTCGCCCGCGCCGATCCGGCCGGCGTCCGCTCCATGGACGCCGTCGCCGACACCCTCGTCCAGCACGCCTGCCGCTCCGCTCCGCGCAGCGACGACATCGCCCTGCTCCTCATCCACTCGGCCTGA
- a CDS encoding pyridoxamine 5'-phosphate oxidase family protein, whose protein sequence is MTSSSTGPRPRTERRRDTEHRLAHDVDVWVASASVDGVPYLVPLSFDWDGGTLLVATPADSPTGGNLAATRTTRLGLGPTRDVVMIEGEVEVLRIDALPRERGDRFAARTGFDPRASATPYRWFRITPRRVQAWREADELTGRELMRDGRWLV, encoded by the coding sequence ATGACCAGTTCGTCCACCGGCCCACGTCCCCGTACGGAGCGTCGGCGCGACACCGAACACCGGCTCGCCCATGACGTCGACGTCTGGGTGGCCAGCGCCTCGGTGGACGGTGTGCCGTATCTGGTGCCGCTGTCCTTCGACTGGGACGGCGGGACGCTGTTGGTGGCCACCCCGGCCGACAGTCCGACCGGCGGGAACCTGGCCGCGACCCGGACCACTCGGCTGGGGCTGGGCCCGACCCGGGACGTGGTCATGATCGAGGGCGAGGTCGAGGTCCTCCGGATCGACGCGTTGCCGCGGGAGCGGGGGGACCGGTTCGCCGCGCGCACCGGCTTCGACCCCCGGGCATCGGCCACGCCGTACCGCTGGTTCCGTATCACCCCGCGCCGCGTCCAGGCCTGGCGCGAGGCGGACGAGTTGACGGGGCGTGAACTGATGCGCGACGGCCGCTGGCTCGTCTGA